A section of the Pseudovibrio sp. M1P-2-3 genome encodes:
- a CDS encoding AMP-binding protein → MELSNLLPVEVLRKWANEMPDAVYLRQPTANGTRDYTWSQSLDTVARMATALKKLGLPKGSTIGLMGQNTAEWFLADYAAQAVGLVTIPVIDSATPDTIQAVLENSRAQVIFIGKLKAQGAAETIIAQGIMRIGLPGHETQVDHEWDQLVEASEPLSEAEFVVGDLDDLFSVFYTSGSTGKPKGVEITFRNIIYSALITAKIFDSKQGEWFFSYLPLAHVAERSAIQYHSLYSYHSVFFNDNLDGFIDNLRKLAPKVFFSVPRLWMKFQAGLLAKFPQEQLDKVLQDPKSAELFKKQIKMMMGLQNAQIIGSGTAPISRAVLDWYGKLGINISEGWGMTETSGIITAQVPFRADKLGSVGKLLEGFEGRLAENGELLVKGPGVMRGYHRDPDSTAQVLSEDGWLRTGDKARIDEDGYISISGRVTDIFKSSKGKYVAPVPIESLIFENPFVEQACVMGSHLHQPAAVIFLTQEAREKTTKEEISTSFEKMLDSVNERVEGHEKLCAVLLVKDEWSAENGLLTATLKIKRALLEKKYADMINGLGEERVVWEQDTLTEA, encoded by the coding sequence ATGGAATTAAGTAATCTGTTGCCTGTAGAGGTCTTGAGGAAATGGGCTAATGAAATGCCCGATGCCGTTTATTTACGTCAACCCACAGCCAACGGCACGCGTGATTATACATGGTCACAGTCGCTCGATACTGTTGCAAGAATGGCAACTGCGCTAAAAAAGTTGGGCCTGCCAAAGGGATCAACCATTGGCCTCATGGGACAAAATACAGCTGAATGGTTCTTGGCCGATTATGCGGCTCAAGCCGTAGGTCTGGTTACAATTCCTGTTATTGACAGTGCAACCCCGGATACAATCCAAGCGGTGCTGGAGAACAGTAGAGCGCAAGTAATTTTTATCGGCAAACTAAAAGCGCAAGGGGCAGCTGAAACAATCATCGCGCAAGGCATTATGCGAATTGGATTGCCCGGTCATGAAACACAAGTGGACCATGAATGGGATCAACTTGTTGAAGCCTCTGAACCATTGAGCGAAGCAGAGTTTGTTGTTGGTGATTTGGATGATCTGTTTTCTGTATTTTACACGTCCGGCTCGACGGGCAAGCCCAAAGGCGTAGAAATAACATTTCGCAACATTATCTACTCGGCACTGATTACAGCAAAGATTTTTGATTCAAAGCAGGGAGAGTGGTTTTTTTCTTACCTGCCTCTCGCTCATGTGGCAGAGCGCTCTGCAATTCAGTACCACAGCCTCTACAGCTACCACAGTGTGTTTTTCAATGACAATCTGGATGGGTTCATCGATAACCTGCGCAAGCTGGCTCCAAAGGTGTTCTTTTCTGTCCCGCGCTTATGGATGAAGTTTCAAGCCGGTTTGCTTGCCAAGTTTCCCCAAGAGCAACTGGACAAGGTTCTCCAAGATCCAAAGTCAGCTGAACTCTTTAAAAAGCAAATCAAAATGATGATGGGCTTGCAGAACGCACAAATTATTGGAAGTGGCACAGCGCCAATCTCACGCGCGGTTCTAGACTGGTATGGGAAGCTCGGCATTAACATCAGTGAAGGCTGGGGTATGACTGAGACCTCAGGAATTATAACTGCCCAGGTTCCATTTCGCGCCGACAAACTTGGCAGTGTAGGAAAACTTCTTGAAGGCTTTGAGGGGCGTCTTGCTGAAAACGGTGAGTTGCTTGTTAAAGGACCTGGGGTCATGCGCGGATATCATCGGGACCCCGACAGTACAGCTCAAGTGCTTTCAGAAGATGGCTGGCTGCGAACAGGCGATAAAGCCCGAATTGATGAAGATGGATACATCAGCATTTCAGGCCGTGTGACTGATATTTTCAAGTCCTCGAAGGGCAAATATGTTGCCCCTGTCCCAATTGAATCATTAATTTTTGAAAACCCGTTTGTGGAGCAAGCCTGCGTCATGGGTTCTCATCTTCACCAGCCAGCAGCCGTTATTTTTCTGACACAAGAAGCACGAGAAAAAACAACGAAAGAGGAAATATCAACTTCCTTTGAGAAGATGCTGGATTCTGTCAACGAACGAGTGGAGGGGCATGAAAAACTATGCGCCGTACTCCTTGTGAAAGACGAATGGTCCGCTGAAAATGGCCTTTTGACGGCAACTTTGAAAATCAAAAGAGCTCTTCTTGAGAAAAAGTATGCGGACATGATCAACGGCCTCGGAGAGGAGAGGGTGGTTTGGGAACAAGATACCCTGACCGAGGCCTAG
- a CDS encoding acyl-CoA dehydrogenase family protein, with protein MEYTEEHRKMKSAMVKFVETEINPHVPEWEKAGIFPARELFKKMGKLGFLGVNKPEKFGGMGLDYSYHAMTVEGLGACDCGGIPMAIGVQTDMATPALAKFGNDELRYEYLVPAITGEKVACIGVSEPHAGSDVASIRTTAEKRGGDYVINGTKMWITNSTQADFMCLLATTSEGNRHRNKSLIVVPMNLPGVSTSERLDKLGQRSSDTAQVFFDNVRVPKRYLIGEEGMGFPYQMVQFQEERLWAVLSNLDSFDRLIKKTEDYCRDRAAFGQTILDFQVVHFRLAELRTEVEALRAMGEKCVESMVRGKDMTRLASMAKLKTGRLAREITDSCLQYWGAMGFMWDNPISQFYRDFRLASIGGGADEVMLSIISKIDGTLPSFKKK; from the coding sequence ATGGAATATACCGAAGAACATCGTAAGATGAAAAGTGCCATGGTTAAATTTGTGGAAACGGAGATAAATCCGCATGTGCCAGAATGGGAGAAAGCCGGTATTTTTCCAGCCCGTGAGCTCTTTAAGAAAATGGGTAAGCTTGGCTTTCTAGGCGTTAATAAACCGGAGAAATTCGGTGGTATGGGGCTGGATTACTCTTATCACGCCATGACAGTTGAGGGACTGGGAGCCTGTGATTGTGGCGGGATTCCCATGGCTATTGGTGTTCAAACCGATATGGCAACACCTGCACTGGCAAAATTTGGCAATGATGAGCTTCGCTATGAATATCTGGTTCCTGCGATTACTGGTGAGAAGGTGGCCTGTATTGGCGTTTCGGAGCCCCATGCTGGGTCTGATGTTGCCAGCATAAGAACCACAGCAGAAAAGCGGGGCGGCGATTACGTCATCAATGGTACAAAAATGTGGATCACCAATTCCACACAAGCGGACTTTATGTGCTTGCTGGCGACAACCAGTGAGGGAAATAGGCATAGAAACAAGTCCCTTATAGTTGTTCCTATGAACCTTCCGGGAGTAAGTACATCCGAACGCCTCGACAAATTGGGGCAGCGCTCCTCTGATACCGCTCAGGTTTTCTTTGATAATGTACGCGTTCCCAAGCGCTACTTGATAGGAGAAGAGGGCATGGGGTTCCCCTATCAAATGGTGCAGTTTCAGGAAGAAAGACTCTGGGCTGTTTTGTCCAATCTGGATAGCTTCGATCGTCTTATAAAAAAGACTGAGGACTATTGCCGTGATCGTGCGGCCTTTGGTCAGACCATACTTGATTTTCAGGTTGTACACTTCCGTTTGGCCGAGCTTAGAACCGAAGTTGAAGCCCTTCGTGCAATGGGTGAAAAGTGTGTCGAGTCTATGGTGCGAGGTAAAGACATGACGCGCCTTGCCTCTATGGCTAAGCTCAAAACCGGGCGCTTGGCAAGAGAAATCACCGACAGCTGCTTGCAGTACTGGGGTGCTATGGGCTTCATGTGGGATAACCCGATCAGCCAGTTTTATAGGGACTTCAGACTCGCCTCCATTGGCGGGGGTGCTGATGAAGTGATGCTTTCCATTATATCCAAAATTGATGGCACCCTGCCGTCTTTTAAGAAAAAGTAA
- a CDS encoding nitrate reductase cytochrome c-type subunit, protein MKLRAPWKSVLVLAFLMGSGLTGHNAFADEVKTLRGAQVDEPVVMEPSAQPKNVRLNREFRQQPPLVPHSTGQYQVDLRANECLNCHDWSNAGSRKAPTLSMTHYTDRDGHQLDQVAGTRWFCTQCHVPQVDAQPLVENNFTPSSKR, encoded by the coding sequence ATGAAATTAAGAGCGCCTTGGAAATCAGTATTAGTACTGGCATTTTTGATGGGTTCAGGCCTTACCGGTCACAACGCTTTTGCCGATGAAGTCAAAACTCTGCGCGGTGCACAGGTAGATGAGCCTGTGGTTATGGAGCCAAGTGCCCAACCCAAGAATGTTCGCCTCAACCGTGAATTTCGTCAGCAACCTCCTTTGGTTCCTCATAGTACAGGCCAATATCAAGTTGACTTGAGGGCCAATGAATGCCTCAACTGCCACGACTGGTCTAATGCGGGAAGTCGCAAGGCACCAACTCTTTCCATGACTCACTACACGGACCGTGATGGCCACCAACTTGATCAGGTTGCCGGAACACGTTGGTTCTGTACACAGTGCCATGTACCTCAAGTAGACGCACAGCCATTGGTGGAAAACAACTTCACTCCATCTAGCAAACGCTAG
- a CDS encoding NapC/NirT family cytochrome c, producing MSNQSGTIHSAGKDSFLKKIWRLLSRPATTISAGLLLFAGLITGVVFWGGLNWSMEMTNTESFCIGCHEMENTVYQEYIESPHYSNASGVRASCSNCHVPDEWTHKVVRKIQASREVYHKVLGSINTPEKFEAKRLELATNVWKAMKSTDSRECRNCHEMASMDFVLQETRASVAHSDALDTGKTCIDCHQGIAHDLPAGAMDAYKENISKVYDKTK from the coding sequence ATGAGCAATCAATCTGGTACCATTCACAGTGCGGGGAAAGACTCCTTTCTCAAAAAGATATGGCGGCTATTGAGCCGACCAGCCACAACAATTTCAGCCGGACTTTTGCTGTTTGCAGGGCTCATCACCGGAGTTGTGTTCTGGGGCGGGCTTAACTGGTCCATGGAAATGACCAATACGGAATCTTTTTGTATCGGATGCCACGAAATGGAGAATACGGTTTATCAAGAATATATTGAATCTCCTCACTACTCCAATGCAAGTGGCGTACGGGCATCCTGCTCCAACTGTCATGTTCCCGATGAGTGGACCCACAAGGTCGTGCGAAAGATCCAAGCCTCGAGAGAAGTTTATCATAAGGTCCTTGGATCTATAAACACACCTGAGAAGTTCGAAGCCAAACGCTTGGAACTGGCCACCAACGTGTGGAAGGCAATGAAGAGCACAGATAGCCGTGAGTGCCGGAATTGCCACGAAATGGCGTCTATGGACTTTGTTCTTCAAGAAACACGGGCATCAGTGGCTCACAGTGACGCCTTGGATACCGGTAAAACCTGTATCGATTGCCATCAAGGCATCGCACACGATCTTCCGGCTGGCGCAATGGATGCTTATAAAGAAAACATTTCAAAGGTATACGACAAGACCAAGTAA
- a CDS encoding acyl-CoA dehydrogenase family protein, with translation MQLQLPDFGLTRKVSRFSPEHEAFRETVARFVSKEIAPNATEWDEAGEFPLELYGKAAEIGLMGVMFPESVGGSGTDYAMSYIGATELGRAGCGGISASLMSHSIGAPPIAKLGSKELKSRVLAPILMGEKISALAITEPGGGSDVQSLKTTAKRVGETYVVNGEKTFITSGMRADYYTTAVRTGEKGLQGISLLLIEKGMKGFTQTPLKKMGWWASDTATLHFDNVEVPAQNLIGAENAGFLGIMQNFNAERVFLASGCYGHMLAVFEEALEWAQTRETFDKPLIKRQVIRHKFVDMAMKIQAVRCTIEDLVLRLNAGENPIAEICMLKNLATSTLEWVANEALQVLGGAGYMRGTKVERIYRETKVMSIGGGATEIMKDLAARQLGFDNYAR, from the coding sequence ATGCAATTACAGTTGCCTGACTTCGGTTTAACTCGCAAAGTATCCCGGTTTTCTCCAGAGCATGAGGCCTTTCGTGAAACCGTTGCACGCTTTGTCTCCAAAGAGATTGCCCCTAACGCTACTGAATGGGATGAGGCTGGAGAGTTTCCGCTAGAGCTTTATGGCAAAGCAGCAGAGATCGGACTTATGGGGGTTATGTTTCCTGAAAGTGTGGGGGGGAGCGGGACTGACTATGCCATGTCGTATATTGGGGCGACCGAACTTGGCCGTGCTGGCTGCGGCGGAATTAGCGCTAGTCTGATGAGCCATAGCATTGGTGCGCCTCCAATTGCAAAACTTGGCAGTAAAGAGCTGAAATCACGTGTTCTGGCTCCAATTCTGATGGGTGAAAAAATTTCGGCCCTTGCAATTACCGAACCCGGCGGCGGATCAGATGTTCAGTCCTTAAAAACAACAGCGAAGCGGGTGGGTGAGACTTATGTTGTGAATGGCGAGAAAACCTTCATTACCTCGGGTATGCGGGCGGACTACTACACTACTGCTGTCAGGACAGGTGAAAAAGGACTACAGGGTATCTCCCTGCTTCTGATTGAAAAGGGAATGAAAGGGTTTACCCAGACACCATTGAAGAAAATGGGCTGGTGGGCCTCAGATACTGCCACCCTTCATTTTGATAATGTTGAAGTTCCGGCTCAAAACCTTATCGGAGCAGAAAATGCTGGATTTCTTGGAATCATGCAGAATTTCAATGCCGAGCGCGTTTTCCTAGCCTCAGGTTGTTATGGTCACATGCTTGCGGTGTTCGAAGAGGCTTTGGAGTGGGCGCAAACAAGGGAAACATTTGACAAACCACTTATTAAGCGTCAGGTCATCCGGCATAAGTTTGTTGATATGGCAATGAAAATTCAGGCAGTTCGGTGTACAATTGAGGATCTGGTTCTGCGTCTTAATGCAGGAGAGAACCCCATTGCTGAAATATGCATGCTGAAGAACCTTGCTACCAGTACACTTGAATGGGTCGCCAATGAAGCGCTTCAGGTTTTAGGAGGCGCAGGCTATATGCGTGGCACCAAAGTAGAACGTATCTATAGGGAAACCAAGGTTATGAGCATTGGTGGCGGTGCGACTGAGATCATGAAAGATCTGGCTGCACGTCAACTTGGGTTCGATAACTACGCCAGATAA
- the napH gene encoding quinol dehydrogenase ferredoxin subunit NapH, with protein MTTPRALHEHQIESGRSWVSQNRYLLVRRLTQLSIIALFLAGPWAGLWIVKGTLTSSLTLEVLPLTDPYIFTQTLFSGHLPEFTALIGAAIIVLFYALIGGRVYCSWVCPMNMVTDTASWVHRKLNIKKGWQPKRATRYWLLAMTLCVAVLTGTLAYELVNPVTLLHRALVFGMGFVWSVVFLVFAFDTFVARRGWCGHLCPMGAFYGLLNTAALLRITAHNRQACDNCMDCFDVCPENHVISPALRGKKKDSPLILNRDCTSCGRCIDICDLDVFRFTHRFDTKTVQSTSKEPEQIQPVSVQAKGGLR; from the coding sequence ATGACAACACCAAGAGCTCTACACGAACACCAAATCGAGAGCGGACGGAGCTGGGTTTCTCAAAACCGTTACTTACTGGTACGCCGCTTGACCCAGCTTTCTATCATAGCCTTATTTCTTGCGGGGCCTTGGGCTGGCCTATGGATTGTCAAAGGCACTTTAACATCCAGCCTGACACTTGAGGTCCTCCCTCTGACGGATCCGTATATTTTCACGCAAACGCTCTTTAGTGGCCACCTTCCAGAATTCACGGCCCTGATTGGCGCGGCAATTATCGTGCTGTTCTACGCCCTGATTGGTGGACGGGTTTACTGCTCCTGGGTTTGCCCCATGAACATGGTGACAGACACGGCAAGCTGGGTGCACCGAAAACTGAATATCAAAAAAGGTTGGCAACCAAAACGTGCCACCCGATATTGGCTGCTTGCTATGACCCTGTGTGTGGCTGTTCTCACAGGCACACTCGCTTATGAGCTGGTCAATCCCGTCACTCTATTGCACAGGGCACTGGTTTTCGGCATGGGGTTTGTCTGGTCAGTTGTTTTTCTGGTGTTCGCCTTTGATACGTTCGTAGCACGCAGGGGTTGGTGTGGGCACTTGTGCCCCATGGGAGCGTTCTATGGTCTGCTTAATACGGCAGCTCTCCTGCGAATTACGGCACATAACAGGCAAGCCTGTGATAATTGCATGGACTGCTTTGATGTATGTCCGGAAAATCACGTCATCTCCCCTGCCCTGCGTGGCAAGAAAAAGGATAGCCCCCTCATTTTAAATCGAGATTGCACATCCTGCGGTCGCTGTATTGATATTTGCGATCTGGATGTCTTTCGTTTCACTCACCGTTTCGACACTAAAACTGTTCAGTCAACCTCAAAGGAACCGGAGCAAATCCAGCCGGTTTCCGTTCAAGCTAAGGGAGGTCTCAGATGA
- a CDS encoding ATP-binding protein, translating into MFESILVANRGEIACRVFRSARERGYECIAVYSDADANALHVKQADRAVHIGPSQSSKSYLNISRIIECALRSGAQAIHPGYGFLSENAEFAKACAAVGLVFIGPPADAIEIMGSKRLSKLKMQAAGVPCVPGYSGADQSIETLMREARLIGAPLMIKASAGGGGRGLRLVRDFSSLEENLTQATNEGKSVFGSGELILEKAIQNPRHIEIQIFADSHGNVIHLGERDCSVQRRHQKVIEEAPGPSVSPETREMMGKAAVDAAKAIGYTSAGTVEFLLEENGGFYFMEMNTRLQVEHPVTEEITGIDLVGLQLDVSAGKSLPITQKTVRTNGHAMEVRLYAEDPAQDFLPQTGEVLEWNPQDLGVRVDAAIERGSEISSFYDPMVAKLIAHGSDREEARRKLLRALDRAALHGIKHNGAFLSSILRHPDFIDGHATTAFLEDHKLASIEREPEPELIALAAHLLSGQISKECWTSAAASARPMKISVEGKDPVTLKVTQTAITLNNDSFTVKVVSTSRGSDLVFEINGLRRKAVATVAADGVLWLTCEGQTYQFVECTLSQRKVTEDIGGDVIVAPMPGEVIELRAKEGDVVSKGDVLLILEAMKMQHELIAPRDGTVCLLGAKMGAQVSSRDVLVTLETESA; encoded by the coding sequence ATGTTTGAGAGTATTCTGGTCGCAAACCGCGGAGAAATCGCTTGCCGAGTTTTTCGCAGTGCTCGTGAAAGAGGGTACGAATGCATTGCTGTATATTCGGATGCAGACGCAAACGCACTTCATGTAAAGCAAGCGGACAGAGCCGTTCATATTGGTCCATCGCAGTCCAGTAAGTCCTATCTGAATATTTCAAGAATTATCGAATGTGCATTGCGCTCCGGTGCGCAAGCAATTCACCCCGGTTATGGCTTTTTGTCGGAAAATGCTGAATTTGCGAAAGCTTGCGCTGCAGTAGGCCTTGTTTTTATCGGCCCACCGGCCGACGCAATTGAAATCATGGGCTCCAAGAGGCTTTCAAAGCTGAAAATGCAGGCTGCCGGTGTACCGTGTGTTCCCGGTTATAGTGGTGCAGACCAGTCAATTGAAACACTGATGAGGGAAGCCAGGTTAATCGGGGCACCATTGATGATCAAGGCATCTGCAGGTGGAGGCGGACGTGGCCTACGACTGGTGAGGGATTTTTCAAGTCTGGAGGAGAACCTTACTCAAGCTACAAACGAAGGCAAAAGTGTTTTTGGCAGCGGAGAGCTAATTCTGGAAAAGGCTATTCAAAATCCACGACATATTGAAATCCAGATTTTTGCGGATAGTCATGGCAACGTAATTCACTTAGGCGAACGTGATTGTTCGGTTCAACGCCGTCATCAAAAAGTTATCGAGGAAGCACCCGGCCCTTCTGTCTCCCCTGAAACAAGGGAGATGATGGGGAAAGCTGCGGTGGATGCTGCCAAGGCCATTGGCTACACTAGCGCAGGAACAGTCGAATTTCTTTTGGAAGAAAACGGTGGGTTTTATTTCATGGAAATGAATACCCGATTACAGGTGGAGCATCCGGTAACCGAGGAGATCACGGGGATTGATCTTGTGGGCCTTCAATTGGATGTCTCCGCTGGAAAATCCCTGCCAATTACACAAAAAACCGTGCGAACCAATGGTCACGCAATGGAGGTTCGCCTTTATGCAGAGGACCCTGCACAAGACTTTCTACCGCAAACCGGAGAGGTTCTGGAATGGAACCCGCAGGATCTTGGAGTTCGTGTAGATGCAGCCATTGAACGAGGAAGTGAAATCTCGTCGTTCTATGACCCAATGGTAGCGAAACTCATTGCCCATGGCAGTGACAGGGAAGAAGCGCGGCGTAAATTGCTTCGTGCTTTGGATCGTGCAGCGTTACACGGCATTAAACACAATGGTGCCTTTCTAAGCTCAATTCTTCGTCACCCTGATTTTATTGATGGGCATGCCACAACGGCTTTTCTGGAGGATCATAAGTTAGCTTCTATTGAAAGGGAGCCAGAACCGGAACTAATTGCTTTAGCCGCTCATTTACTGTCAGGGCAAATTAGCAAGGAATGCTGGACATCAGCGGCGGCCTCGGCAAGGCCAATGAAGATTTCCGTTGAGGGGAAAGATCCGGTTACGCTCAAAGTTACCCAAACTGCAATCACACTGAATAATGACAGTTTTACGGTTAAAGTTGTTTCCACTTCCAGAGGTAGTGATCTGGTTTTTGAAATTAACGGTCTGCGACGTAAGGCGGTTGCGACGGTTGCTGCAGACGGTGTGCTCTGGCTCACATGTGAGGGGCAGACCTACCAGTTTGTGGAGTGCACCTTAAGTCAGCGGAAAGTGACGGAGGACATAGGGGGCGACGTTATCGTTGCGCCAATGCCCGGTGAGGTTATTGAGCTTCGTGCAAAAGAAGGAGATGTGGTCTCCAAAGGTGACGTCCTGCTTATTCTGGAGGCTATGAAAATGCAACATGAGCTGATTGCACCGCGCGATGGGACCGTTTGTCTGTTGGGGGCTAAAATGGGGGCTCAAGTGAGCAGCCGTGATGTTCTCGTTACATTGGAAACCGAGAGTGCTTAA
- a CDS encoding acyl-CoA carboxylase subunit beta, which translates to MTQLITSLVKESPSFQANVEAMEKQVAEFRMYEARVRANSERKREKFIKRGQLMPVDRVSVLLDKGSPFLEISTLAGLHMHDDDGKKNAAGGGSIAGIGYVSGKRCMVLATDSAIKGGSVSPMGLKKSLRLQEIALKQKLPIINLAESAGANLKYQSELFVEGGRNFANQARLSAAGIPQITVVHGSSTAGGAYLPGLSDYTVVIRGRTKIFLAGPPLLKAATGEIATDEDLGGASMHFEKVGTAEYMGEDDAHGIEIARDIVGSIPWSAPKELPEKCDPIYSVEELMGVVPDDSKKPYDVREIIMRITDHSKFLEFKASFGASTVCGHGAINGQRLGILGNNGPITADGAVKAAQFIQLCSQSNTPLLFLMNTTGFMVGSEAESSGMVKHGSKMIQAVANTQVPKITIVIGGAWGAGYYGMCGRGFDPDFIFSWPTARIGVMGPEQAATVMKIITEQKFSAMGQDVPEEAIEAMKQSLLKQMEPETTALFGTARLWDDGIIDPRDTRKVVSLALSVCEDGRSRQVQTNSFGIARG; encoded by the coding sequence ATGACGCAGTTGATAACTTCCCTTGTGAAGGAGAGTCCGTCATTTCAAGCAAATGTTGAGGCGATGGAGAAGCAGGTCGCCGAGTTTCGTATGTATGAAGCGCGAGTACGGGCAAACTCGGAAAGAAAACGCGAAAAGTTTATCAAACGGGGCCAGCTTATGCCGGTCGACAGAGTTTCTGTACTGCTTGATAAAGGTTCTCCATTTTTGGAGATCTCCACGCTTGCAGGTCTCCATATGCATGATGATGATGGCAAAAAAAATGCTGCTGGAGGTGGCAGCATTGCCGGAATTGGCTATGTGAGTGGCAAACGGTGCATGGTTCTCGCAACAGACTCCGCTATCAAAGGCGGGTCAGTTTCACCTATGGGACTGAAGAAAAGTCTTCGCCTTCAGGAAATTGCACTGAAACAGAAACTACCAATAATCAACCTTGCAGAAAGTGCCGGGGCAAACCTGAAGTATCAATCAGAACTTTTTGTCGAGGGAGGGCGGAATTTCGCCAATCAGGCGCGGTTATCGGCAGCAGGTATTCCGCAAATTACGGTTGTACATGGGTCATCGACTGCTGGAGGGGCTTATTTGCCGGGGCTCTCTGATTATACGGTGGTTATTCGTGGCCGCACGAAAATATTTTTGGCAGGCCCGCCATTGCTAAAGGCGGCTACGGGCGAAATTGCGACGGATGAGGATTTGGGCGGGGCCTCAATGCACTTCGAAAAAGTCGGTACCGCAGAATACATGGGTGAAGATGATGCTCATGGAATTGAAATTGCCCGTGACATTGTGGGAAGCATTCCATGGAGTGCTCCTAAGGAACTACCCGAAAAATGTGACCCGATCTATAGCGTGGAAGAGTTAATGGGCGTCGTCCCTGATGATTCCAAAAAGCCCTACGATGTGCGTGAAATTATCATGCGGATTACGGACCATTCGAAGTTTCTGGAATTCAAGGCGAGCTTTGGAGCCAGTACTGTGTGTGGCCACGGGGCGATCAATGGGCAGCGGCTTGGGATCTTGGGGAATAATGGACCCATTACTGCTGACGGAGCGGTAAAGGCTGCGCAGTTTATTCAACTATGCAGCCAAAGTAATACGCCTCTTTTGTTTTTGATGAACACAACCGGTTTCATGGTTGGGTCGGAAGCTGAATCCAGCGGGATGGTTAAGCATGGCTCAAAGATGATTCAAGCCGTTGCAAATACACAAGTTCCCAAAATCACCATTGTTATCGGTGGGGCGTGGGGGGCAGGATACTACGGCATGTGCGGCCGCGGGTTTGATCCTGATTTTATCTTCTCCTGGCCTACGGCAAGAATTGGCGTTATGGGGCCGGAACAGGCGGCAACCGTTATGAAGATCATCACAGAACAGAAGTTTTCTGCCATGGGACAAGACGTTCCAGAGGAAGCGATTGAAGCGATGAAGCAGAGCCTTTTGAAACAAATGGAACCTGAGACGACTGCGCTTTTTGGAACTGCAAGGCTTTGGGATGACGGTATTATTGACCCAAGAGACACCAGAAAAGTTGTCTCATTGGCTCTAAGTGTGTGCGAAGACGGACGTTCACGGCAAGTACAGACTAATAGTTTTGGAATTGCGAGAGGCTAA
- a CDS encoding SDR family oxidoreductase, with amino-acid sequence MDNAATNYNSIFKQDLFKGQTIIVTGGGSGIGRCIASELASLGAHTVLIGRSLEKLETTSAEIVEDGGSVSFHRLDIRDEEAVRETVAVIVKEQGQIHGLVNNAGGQYPSPASMIKKRGFNAVVETNVTGGFLMSREVFLQSMSKKKQGAIVNIVADMWRGMPGMAHSGVARAGMQNLTKSLAVEWASAGVRVNAVAPGWIASSGFDAYDSSFISSMFSLMTQNNLARRLGTEAEVSAQVTFLLSPAAAFTTGQCIGVDGGAPLYTQLLPVPDHRNMKEFQGFHRYQKPKSLRTWEESQ; translated from the coding sequence ATGGATAATGCGGCGACAAACTATAACTCTATTTTCAAGCAGGATCTCTTCAAAGGTCAAACGATCATTGTCACGGGTGGAGGCAGCGGTATCGGTCGGTGTATTGCATCCGAGCTGGCATCTTTGGGCGCCCATACGGTGCTTATTGGCCGGAGCCTGGAGAAGCTTGAAACGACTAGTGCGGAGATTGTCGAGGATGGTGGCTCCGTGTCTTTCCATAGACTGGATATTCGTGATGAAGAAGCTGTCAGAGAAACTGTGGCTGTCATCGTCAAAGAGCAGGGGCAGATTCACGGCTTGGTAAACAATGCCGGAGGGCAATACCCAAGTCCTGCCTCCATGATCAAAAAGCGGGGGTTCAACGCCGTCGTTGAAACCAATGTTACCGGCGGTTTCCTTATGTCTCGCGAAGTTTTTCTCCAGTCCATGAGCAAAAAAAAACAAGGGGCTATCGTCAATATTGTTGCTGATATGTGGCGCGGAATGCCGGGCATGGCGCATTCGGGAGTGGCACGGGCAGGTATGCAGAACCTGACAAAGTCTTTGGCTGTGGAATGGGCAAGTGCGGGTGTGCGCGTTAATGCCGTTGCTCCTGGATGGATCGCGTCTTCTGGCTTTGATGCTTACGATAGCAGCTTTATATCGAGCATGTTTTCTCTCATGACTCAAAACAATCTGGCCCGCAGACTGGGGACCGAAGCAGAAGTTTCGGCACAGGTGACTTTCCTCTTGTCTCCAGCTGCTGCCTTCACAACTGGGCAGTGTATAGGGGTCGATGGCGGTGCACCACTTTATACGCAACTCCTACCAGTGCCAGATCATAGGAACATGAAAGAGTTCCAAGGGTTCCATCGATATCAGAAGCCGAAATCTTTGCGCACTTGGGAGGAAAGTCAATGA